ACAGTTCCATGGGGATGTTGCGGCAGTTCTGGACACAGACTCTGCTGTCAGTACGGGCCAAAGAGTACCAAAGTGCTCGCCAAAGCTTGGGCCAGCTCTTTCATTCCCTGCAGGTAAGCAGCGGCACTGAAGAAGGGTCAGAGGATATATGGATGAAAATGCTTCCAGTTTTTGGCATCTTGTGGGACCATAACAATAATCTCCAGGGACATCACATTTAATCAGCCCACATGTGATTATTATGGGCAATGCAGGCtgtatttcctaatattgttCAACAATTTGAGAAAAACGTTATGTAGGTACACAGTAATGATAAACAAAACATGtgcacaaaacatattttatgattttacaaacatatcaataataaacatattaatcCCTCAAATGTTCAAACTGTTGCCCCGGCATTCACACACTCCACTAGTCGAGTGTAGACACCCATGCACACTCCAGCACAAGGGTCTTTATCAGCATCAATTTCCTGGCAAGCCTTCCATATGAACTGAATCATGGCATCAACAGAACATGGCTTGCATGCAAATAAACCTATCTTTAACAAATCCGCAGAAAAAGAAGTCCATAGGGCTGAGATCTGGCAATACTGGAATAATCCTTACTGTATACCTAATTTTGCAGCCCccgtatatatatgtatatctccTTTATTTACCGAGGTAAAAGCctcattgagatttaaaaaaaatctcttttacagTTATATATTAGGTATTAGCAGAGCATTATCATTTGCATAATACAGCTAATAACAAGGCTAATCCTGGGTGAATATGCCTCAAACACTCCAGTTGTGTTTTGCAGAGCTATCTTTTAAGAGATCTTTCTGCAtgtgcaatttatttttttctccatttacatTCTGCTTGCATGGTTACTAAATGTGTATGTTGCAATGGTTTAAATGTTGCAGTGACAATGAAATGTTGTGAAAAGAGTATGATCTAGACCGACTATCATATGTGAAAAAGTGGGACTTCTGTTGTTATTTGatgctatataaatgaaatatgacTTGACATGTGATGGCAAAATCTCAAGTAATGCTTTGCCTTCCACACTGTCATGTCAGGACTTCTACAGCCACAGTAACTGGGTTGAGATGGGCCAGCGCGCCATCTACCTCCACCTGCTGCAGCCAGAGGAGCCGGCCATCCCTGTGGCTCAAGGTAACTCCCCACACTTGGGATTATACCAGCACATTAAAAAGTCATTAAGGAGGCTATAGAAGATGGTTCAGCAAAACATTATgacaatatgatattatatagGATCTCTTAACAACATTAGTTACTAAGGGTTCCATTTTTTGTGATTGCACACCTAATTTTTGATGTGATTAATATtgtgaaaatgattttattacAACTCTAAGGGGCACATGGGCTTTTCCAATTGGATTCCTCATTTATCGCGCTCCAGATCAAAATATAAAAGTGAAGAATTTTGTTAGCTCCAGATTTTGAGTCACAGGTCCTTCTTTGTATTATCTGCTTGTCAACATGTGCTCTTACTGTGGTGTAATCCAGAAGTATACCATGATTTTCAAAGTCAAGACAGATGACCGATTTGActtgtgttttattagtactttattttttcctctgcaTGCCTGTTAGAAAATGAATAGTGATGCACGACTCTGACAGCAGGTATGTGGAGGTTGTCTTTAAGTTTAACAAGATTACTTTGTCAGTAGAAAAGCAGTTACAACAGGCAGCACCTGACTGGTTCTACAACCACGCCAAACTTAGACATTCTGGCCATTAAACAGTGGAAACTATGATTATACACTGTGGATGCTAATGATGGGAGGGAAACAGGTGTTCCAGCAGGTTGCTGATGGAGGAGGGAGAACACTGAAAGCTACTAGTGGATGagtgaggcaaaaaaaaaaaaatctaaaaagacCTGTAGACGAAACTGCAATGCACCAATATTAACTTTTGAGTAAATTAGGAAttcagtattaaaaaaagaaaattttaatCTCTGGACACCCAtttaatttttcagtttaagataattataaacacaaaataaaaatcaattatctGAGTTAGGGATGTGTTAGAAAAAGATTAGTTTAGAGATTagttgattatttaattataagtCAATCAACAAAAATCAACCAGCAACTATTCTGACAATCACTTAACAGTTTCAGCCATGTTTCATGTCTCATATTCACATATCTTCCTAACTTTTTGGAATTGGGTTGTAGTACTTGACCTTGAATTTTAGATGATATGAAGCCCATCCAGTCATACATACTTTTGAGCTAAATTTGATCTCAAGTCCCTCTATGTCTAATAATTTGGCAACCAATTTTAATCATTTGTCAGAATACTTGTTAGCAATAGCTGTAGCATACTGTACCAGAACCTCACATGGTGAACTTGATACGAGACGAAAAAGCCTGCTGCATTAATGATTTGGAGCTTGGTTGGACCTCACTAACAATACTAGATTAACCCGTCTTCCTTCCTGTCCACAGGAGACACTCCTACCTGTATGGAGTGCTTCAGTACCACCTGTCGAGACAACCTCCTGCCAAGAATGAAGAACACACAGCAAGACACCCAGCTGCTGACCACTGGCTATTTCAGCACATTCCCTCCAAAACCACATGGTATGTCGGAGACACAGCAACCATCCACAGCTGCATTCCTGCTAAAACAGCAAAGGAATAACTACAATCAAATGAAATTCTAAtgcaatttaaaatgtttttttgtttactttttaaaacCACTTACATAAAGCTTTAAAGACACTGACTGTTTCTTTTTCAGGCAAATGTAGTCATGGAGGTATTATGGACAGTAGCCGCTATATGGGGGCCAAAGGGGGCATCAACAAGGACAGCACCTCACCCCTCTTCTCCCCTCACCATTATCTCCATGTTGAAGCTGCTAATTTGGCTACTGAGGCCACGCTGAGTGTACTGAGAgacctcagagacactgtgggCCATAAAATCTTCCTCAAGTAGGTTCCACAACAAtggttcttttttttcacattagagaaaacacaaaaggctCACCTCTATTGGTTCATATTTTGAAGTCAACTCGGGAGATGTTCAATATGATTTTTCAGCTGTTGAGTGTGTGAAGTATGTCTTTGTTTCCTTCTAAAACTTATTTCGACAGGCTTTTCAGTGTGAAGCAGGTCCCTGCATTGGTGTTTGTCATGGACACCACAGGCAGCATGTTTGAGGAGATCACTGCTGCTCGCTACCGAGCCCACGCCATCATCCAGAGCCGAGCCAGTCGACCTGCGTACCATGGCACCTTTGTACTCGTGCCCTTCCATGACCCAAGTAAGGGCACAACAGTCATCTTAAATTTTAAGCCCAGTTAGCagtcttttctgttttctgctctttttctcCTGGAGTCTTTGTCTTATTCCTCAAAACTGATATTAAAGTAAAGTTTAGTTTCATTGCAcactatatttaaaatattgtcACCACCAAGCTTTTCCTATGGGGAACGTAGCCGTTGCAATAATCCATGTTCTCTTTAAAGgtaccagactcctttgaccaTACTACTTTTACCGTTGAgtttatttgagtttttgtgCGACTTTGGTGAGACACCAAACAaactgcaaggtaaaattattgtCAAAGGAGTCTTTGTCAAAGAAGGTGGCTTTGACAGTTCCTTGAtggaaagggctgtctgacagaaaggtaaagcagtgaaaatgttctaaatatagcgtAGGCTACACCAACACGTCCTTTGTACACTAATGTGTAGGTGTTTTACTGCAGTCCCCGTCCACAGCAAAACATTGGTTAGCTTCTGTGTCGGTAGTCTGGCTTGCCTTTCCAATCTGGAGTCATGCCAGCCACTATCTGCTGCTCACTTCAAAGAATGCTCCCTTTGCATAAAGAAAGCAACCTCTGGCCAAAAAAAGTTCACAAGAAAATAACTATAATGTCCACATGAATGTCCATAAAATTTGTCTAACTCAAAAAAGTGCTCCCTAACAAGGCTGCACAATCCaaccaaaatgtctaaaagtatATATCCCTCtgtcaaaatgcaaaaataccaATCAGGAAAACCAGTGCACCCTAAAAGAATTAAACTCACCAGACGTAGTAATAGGAAATGGTAATTTGGTCTGGTCTCCAGTTCCTGTCTTCTGTTAAATAGTCACAGATTTCCTTGTTCACTTCAGTTGGATAACTGTAAAAACAGCACTAAATGCTATTTCCTACTCGAACGTAGGGTACCTGACTGTCTCTTACATTATTAATcttccacaaacatttttctttcctttgtcCTCCAGGCCACACCCTCTTAAACCTGTGATCACCTGACCAGTGTCACCCTACCATATGACATTATGCATCGCAAATATTAATGCATAGGCAACATGATAAAGAACACAAGAACTGTACATCCCCTGCCCCTCATATGTGAATGTGATGGTTAATATTCTAATAGCCATCAGCTGTTGCTTTCATTCTAACATTTCTATCCCCTGTACTCTGCAGAGGTAGGACCAGTGTATGAGACCGATGACCCAAACCAGTTTATGCAGCATATGGAGGACCTGTTTGCGCTGGGAGGAGGGGATGAACCAGAGATGTGTCTCTCTGCCATTCAGGTAAATTTAGATGTTCTTTTAGATGTGTGAACACATGTATGAGGATGTGGCAGCTGATTTCCCACCTTGCTATGTGTTTTCCAGCTGGCTCTCACCCATAGTCCACCACTGTCAGAGATTTTTGTATTCACTGATGCCTCCCCTAAAGACGCCCACTTGTTTGATGCGGTAAAAGCCCTGGCACTTGAGAAACAGAGCAAAGTAGGTTTTCATtttaacaaatgtaattttttattaaaacacatttggaTGCATCTCAAACAAGTAGTTTCTCCTGATGAcattaacaattaaaataattcattggTCACATTATGGATTAATTCTCCCACAGGTGACTTTTCTCCTGACCGAAGACCCCAAATACACATCAAagggcagagagaggaggaggaggaggaggaataagGAACCTTTGTCCCCTGATCGTTTCTCTCTCTATTCTTCCCTGTCCTCCCTGTCAGGAGGACTGACAATATTCACCACCAACTCTGATATTCACAGGGTCTCTACCATAGTGGAGGATTACACCACTGCTGACAAGGTAAAGCAGCAAGATCCTTTGATAGTTCCTATCATTTTGGCATTGGCATTGGTGTTACTTGCAACTCCTCATCACtggtttgagttttttttttctatttgttttttttgtttttttgaattttgcatcctgtaaaagtaaaatgatccagtaaaacataaataaaaatgggggaaaaatggaaaagaaaatcTAAAAGATATAATTAACACTATGTATACCAGATTTTTTCCTACCTTCAGATTTATCTTGTGACTCACTGTGTAGGTCCCAGAAACTAGGTGACATCATGAGGGCTTGTTTTATACTGCTGTCAACAACTTCCACCAATCTTAGGAAATAGCTACCTATTAGTATGTGGTAAACAAACAGCTTTAAACTTGCATTAACTCTCTTaactttttggccacttggagGCAGTGGAAACAAGCTGTAACTTGAAATAATATCACCCTATAAATATTACACATTCAGCGAAATTATAACTAATTAAGTGCCTGTCCACCTGATTAATGTAAGTCAAATATACACTCTCCTTTTAGCCCTATTTTTGGTCTTCACCAACtcctgaagaaaaatatttgtcCCTAGTTGCTCAATGTTCACCAGCTAACAGGTAGTGTGCATTGAGGTTTAAGCTTATTATAAACAATGAAATATGCATTTATTGCCACAAGTCCTTCAAATCATACAACCTCATATACGTCCTCACCTCCCCCATTTCTTTCATACTTCACTTCTGCCTCGGTGTCATGCATAATTACTACTTCCATTAGAGGGCGTTGCTAATATTAAGGTGCTGTACAAACAACAGATTGGGGAGGACAGTCTTGTTTgttgattgttttttgtttgttcattagGATCCCCAGTAGTTACCTTCCTCCAGCTGGTCAGATTGCACattttcctccttcctccccaGGTGACCCTCCTCCATGTGGAAAGTGACCAAGAGTTGATGTCCTCCCATTCCTTCAGAGTGGACAGCTCAGTAAAAAATGTCACACTTCATGTCACTGGCATCCTGACAGAGTGTATCCTTACCAGCCCATCAGGTAACTGCAGGGAAAAGCTACTAGCTGTTGATGGgaggcagtttaaaaaaaatgaatattctgGGATCTACCATATGTGAACTGAACTTTGTACTTGCTCATGAAGCCTTACAATACCACTGCGCTTCTTTGcatttaacaataaaataagccCAGATGTTCATCTTCCTCTTCTCGTTAGACCAAAgccagtctctgttgagtgagGACGGTTCTCTGGCATCGTTCGATCGATTTGAGGGTCTGTATCGCATCAGTCTGCTCTTTCCCATACAGCCAGGCCAATGGAAACTCCAAGCCAAGAGTAACGGACACCTTACATTTAATGTCataggtaaaaataaaaaaaaagtgagttacTATGCAACCTTGCCTTGTGGTGAGAAAAGAGATAAGGATTTGTCTTTTGATCTGCACCCTCAGGTGACAGCAGTGTAGATTTCCTGTATTACTTTGCCACGGTAACCAATGAGACACACCCAGGTCTGGCCAGAGTGGAGGGAAGTCCAGTAGCAGGTAagaaattttgttttgttttttccaattcTTCAATAATATAATTAGTGATGTATCAGCGACAGTATATCTCACGACCATTTAGCAAAACCGCCTTGTTCCTTATTTGATTTCCCAGGTGTCCCTGCCTTTCTGGTCCTGGCTGTGACAGGCCTGGCTTCAGACGAGACAGCGTCTTTCAGTCATGTAACACTGCTGGCAGCTGATGGGGAGAGCCTCCAGCAGGTGAAGctgaactcctcctcctcctccttctcctcttcatcatcctaCTCTGTGGAGGAGCTGGTGGGACAGGTGGACTCTGTTCCCAGAATTCCCTTCTGTGTTCGACTAACAGGCCGAGACAGCAGAGGAAACAAACTGGAGAGGGTTTCCACAGAGATGGTCCAACCCACTCACGTTCAGATACAGGTAATGCTAACGACACATGAGCTGCAACTCTTAGCtaattgttttgattttgtgtctcaCAAATGTAGTTTGAGCCACTTCCAGATGCAACAGGAAGCTgctttttaagtttaaaaaaaattaataataataaaaatatgtgattaaaaaacTGAGCATGCCCCAGTCAGCACCAAAGAACAAACAGGTGAACATAGAGGAGCTTTAAGTAGCTAAAGTACAAGATATTGCTATACTGTCTTAAGAGACAGTGGACATTAATGAATGCACTCTCCTACATAATGCCATTGATGTATTACTAAATGGTCCTAGGGAGTTTAAgcccaggggcccaaagtgtaGGGGGCTGACACATACTGACCCacgaagagatgcaaaatgaacaCAGTGAAAGATAaaaaggactacaaagagatgcaaaccaactggaaagagacataaaacaacttgaGAAGgggcaaaatgaccacaaagagacacaaaaacacaacaggatatataaagacaaaaaacaacaacaaaagcatcACAATGTCTGTGTCTTGAACCTATGTAGAAAGATAGTGGTGCCTTTTGCATGTGCCCGTTGTCTCATAATCAATCAGCCCATGCATAAATCTATAACTTGCTCTGCATCCCCCCCAGCTGGACGAACTCAATTATTGCTGCAATcattttccagatggaaaacaATGAAGCACTGAATCAgccaaacatatttaaaatatctCACATCTTATAATGTCAAATTAGGGCTCTTTCTTTACCAGATTTTCACACAACTTTGTTTTGGTGGATTTTCTGATTTATACGATTTCAAATTAACGTACCTCAATTCCACTGTGCttgttgtaaaaatattttattttttatgtgtctctgtctcttcagGTTTTGACTGTCCCCCGTCTGGTACCCGGTCATAGCACAATGGTGGATTTTGACATCCTGAACCACGGCCCCGCCCAACTCTTCAATCTGACTGCTGATGATGACTGTGGATATCTTCATAAGAGAGGACCTCACAGGTAGAGCAAAAATCAGATTGACTcctgttttaaattaaattatttttttgagttttttaagTTTGAGTTTGTTTCCATCAGGTTCCATGTTGCAGAACAAGGGTCTTTCCGTGGTCAGGTGGACCTCCATACTCCTGCAACAGCTCAAGCAGGAGCGACTGTCACCCTTACACTCACTGTCCGCGCCCTTAATTCTCTGAATTTAAATTACGCAGTGGCCTACTTGACTGTGATCCCTCCGGTGAGCATTAACTCTAAACTAATATGATATACTCAATTTGGAGAcagcttttaatgttttatacagACTTTTCTGTGTATAatgacatcacttcctcctTCGCTTGTAGGATCCTGACACTTCCCCACCATCCTGCTCAGCTGCACGAGTACAGTCCAACTGTTCTTCCATTTGCAATGAATCCACCTGGGGTGTATCACTAGTCGTGTCAGACAGGGGCCGATCTGGCCTTGCTGCCCTTCAGCTACAGAAGGGTGAAGGCATTCTTACTTTATTCAACAGCCTCCCACCCACAGAGCCCAGCTTAGAAAAGGAGCAGCTTGGCCCCGAACAGCAACAGGCACACAGGGACAAGATGACCAGTGGAGGCCACCACCACAAAGCCAGATTAGAGAAAGGAGACCCCCCTTTTAATGTATCTGAATGGGTTGTGGGTTCATCTCAGCCACTGTGGGTGAGGTACACGTctagctgctgctctgctcaggCTGAGCTGCTGGTGTGGGACACAGCTGGAAACATGAAGCGCTGCCGTCTATTGTCTGGCCAGCAGAGGCAGCTTAAAAATTGGAGCACAGAAACCAATGAAGCTGGACAGACTGCACTCACAGgcaattttttcctttttttgggtctaCTGTGGTCCTCTCTGCTCTAGGCTGATGTGATAACAAATGTTTTGCAGGTCAAAATAATCTACGTGTTGATCAGTAGATTCCAGGttccaaaatactttttttggggGAGCAcagaaaactgaataaaaaaatttagtttaaaataaaCGCACTTAATGCAAAAAGATATTTCTAAATTGTTGATTATATGCTCGCTACTGTAATTTGTAAAAGCTACACTGAATAAAGAATGAATCATGTTATTATTACTGTGGATAACTTGACATATTTGGAGTTTCAAATTCTGAACATATGAAATAACACAGAATACATCACTGTCATGGAGCGGACTTTGAACAGCCAGAAAATAATACTGTTCTGGTGGTCTTGAAgggaataaacaaaacaatttaagCAACGTTAGATATTGTCATCAGTAGGAATGGACAATCATGCATTAGTGCACAGTGTGTTCAACCTGGAGATAATTCACATTTCCACTGAGGACTGATTAACTGCTCAGGCAGTTGCTCTTTACATGCATTAGAGGTTCCTTACCTCTGCTACAAAAATGGAGGGGGTAAGCAAATGTGATGCTCACTACTTCTTATCCAAAATCTGTTGTCAGGTAAGTATTGCTTGTACTTTGTAAATGCAGGTGCATTCCTGGTGCCATACCTGCTGCTGGAGACAACTATGGGCCAGTACACCCAGGAGGGTGGCATCGCCTGCTGGAGAAAGTTATGCCCTCTAGCAGAAGGTATGCTGCTTTATTGTAGATTGACTGGTTGATTGATTTCACCAGGAGTAGCTGCTGGTGTCATTATTTGCTCCTTTACAGTTATTGGGAAAGTTTTCTTTTAAGTATTCAGTTAAGGCAGTTTAAAAGCCCTATTATAGAGAATTGGGGGTAGTGGGCAATGGAGtattagggggagatagcaggtcaacaataaatgccacataaaagtTACGTTATCTGAACGTGGGTGATCTGAAGATTAAGAGATTAAGATTGAAaggcagcactgtgtgtcatgtTGTTCCGGACATAGATATCTAATAAAAATTACTCAATTAATCAACTGAATCTCAGCTTTCCAATGATACCaaatttatgcaattcacatGCTGTTTAGTGACCccagtatgaaaaaaatattaaaatacggCAGGCGAAAAATAATCCATGAGATAAACTATAGGGATgctgccttaaactgcattttatcaTCATAAAGCAGGCATGTGTGTAAAGGGGAGACTTTTGTCTACCCGCAGAGATCCAAGGGGGTAATGTTTTATCGTGTTAGTGACATAAAGGGGGAATGTCTGAGGCATTAATTGAATtgaatccttttttaaaagtcgtGCATTGTTAGTCTGACATTGTTACAGAAACACAATGCCTATAGAGTGGAGtgctcttttaaaatcaactgtaCTTGAgcctcattttatttttattacaaacatATAAAGATTCTTAGTGGGTATCAAGATTCTAGCCAGTTTACAAGCGCAGGTTTGCTTCTTGCGATTTCAAGCTGCACACAGTTTGgatattatttctttaaaattgcACTCAAGCTGAAACAAGTGAGTGAAACTGCAAGGTACAAACAATTATTTCACAGGGCTGGAAGCACACTGTGGCTCTATCTCAATGTTTATCTCTTCTTTATGCTGAAATGCATGGCAGGAACAGCAAAATACAGCTCTCTATGTGCAAAGGGCCAGAGACACCCTGTGTCTTactcaaaaaaggaaaaaaggagccCTTATTTCACAGAGCATGTCTGAAAAGGTGACAATGAGTACACTGTATTCGAATGCTGAACCAAACTTGTTAAACTTCTACAGAGTAGGTTTAACTTAGATAGTTAGCATAGTAATAGCAAGTGTTTAACTTTAGGACAATGAATGATATAAAGGTGGTAGTTGccaatacacacatttttaaaatgacttttacTAAATTTATGAACAAATTAATTTACACCACAAT
This is a stretch of genomic DNA from Centropristis striata isolate RG_2023a ecotype Rhode Island chromosome 4, C.striata_1.0, whole genome shotgun sequence. It encodes these proteins:
- the vwa7 gene encoding von Willebrand factor A domain-containing protein 7, with the protein product MMSQGRGIIWEGSGRQMHLFILAYLLLLALPCMGFLPNFWSRVLTLSWDSYTHQYITEQAVLNVTLETLKGSRKHQGNHAEEHTRLGRGFWRAVGEVVKSNAAMDFWSHTRSDPVYHFDSERVDSSMGMLRQFWTQTLLSVRAKEYQSARQSLGQLFHSLQDFYSHSNWVEMGQRAIYLHLLQPEEPAIPVAQGDTPTCMECFSTTCRDNLLPRMKNTQQDTQLLTTGYFSTFPPKPHGKCSHGGIMDSSRYMGAKGGINKDSTSPLFSPHHYLHVEAANLATEATLSVLRDLRDTVGHKIFLKLFSVKQVPALVFVMDTTGSMFEEITAARYRAHAIIQSRASRPAYHGTFVLVPFHDPKVGPVYETDDPNQFMQHMEDLFALGGGDEPEMCLSAIQLALTHSPPLSEIFVFTDASPKDAHLFDAVKALALEKQSKVTFLLTEDPKYTSKGRERRRRRRNKEPLSPDRFSLYSSLSSLSGGLTIFTTNSDIHRVSTIVEDYTTADKVTLLHVESDQELMSSHSFRVDSSVKNVTLHVTGILTECILTSPSDQSQSLLSEDGSLASFDRFEGLYRISLLFPIQPGQWKLQAKSNGHLTFNVIGDSSVDFLYYFATVTNETHPGLARVEGSPVAGVPAFLVLAVTGLASDETASFSHVTLLAADGESLQQVKLNSSSSSFSSSSSYSVEELVGQVDSVPRIPFCVRLTGRDSRGNKLERVSTEMVQPTHVQIQVLTVPRLVPGHSTMVDFDILNHGPAQLFNLTADDDCGYLHKRGPHRFHVAEQGSFRGQVDLHTPATAQAGATVTLTLTVRALNSLNLNYAVAYLTVIPPDPDTSPPSCSAARVQSNCSSICNESTWGVSLVVSDRGRSGLAALQLQKGEGILTLFNSLPPTEPSLEKEQLGPEQQQAHRDKMTSGGHHHKARLEKGDPPFNVSEWVVGSSQPLWVRYTSSCCSAQAELLVWDTAGNMKRCRLLSGQQRQLKNWSTETNEAGQTALTGNFFLFLGLLWSSLL